One Candidatus Zixiibacteriota bacterium genomic window carries:
- the nusB gene encoding transcription antitermination factor NusB yields MGQRKKARELVLKCLYAFESTGEPIDSVVAGLIADSDLSDESRLYADRLFRMVVELTPQLDQRIERFSENWRLERIAMVDKNILRLSICEMVSFPDIPARVAVNEGVELAKKYSSRESSKFVNGILDAVLKHLEEVEWSKEK; encoded by the coding sequence ATGGGGCAGCGCAAGAAAGCCCGGGAGCTGGTGCTGAAATGCCTCTACGCGTTTGAGTCGACCGGCGAACCGATCGATTCCGTCGTAGCTGGGCTAATCGCCGATTCGGATCTCAGCGACGAAAGCCGCCTCTACGCCGACCGGCTGTTCCGCATGGTAGTCGAGCTGACGCCGCAACTGGATCAACGGATTGAACGGTTCTCCGAAAACTGGCGGCTCGAGCGCATCGCCATGGTCGACAAAAATATCCTGCGGCTGTCCATTTGTGAAATGGTCAGCTTCCCGGATATCCCGGCCCGCGTTGCCGTCAATGAGGGAGTGGAATTGGCCAAGAAATACTCGTCGCGCGAATCCTCCAAGTTTGTCAACGGCATCCTCGATGCCGTCCTCAAGCATCTGGAGGAAGTGGAGTGGAGCAAAGAAAAGTAG
- a CDS encoding glycosyltransferase family 4 protein, which yields MRILAVNWQDLSNPLAGGAEVHLEEILQRVVQWGHQVTLACSAYPHAAPEELINGIRVVRAGNRYNFNFVAPRLVGRLLQQERHDVIVEDINKIPFYLPLYHRLPHLAIIPHLFGKNIYQEANALIASYVYLAEKPIPRVYRHSRFLAISQSTRDDLIARGIAAENVAVAECGVDHSVYKPDPASKRFDQPTVIYLGRLKKYKSVQHLVAALPLVRHHVPHARLVIVGSGDYQPMLQKQAQELDLGNAVEFTGYVSLEQKLEYLRRAHISTYPSPKEGWGITNIEANACGTPVVAANVPGLKDSVSDGQSGLLYDYGNIEQLAECLTRLLLDQPLHERMCKGGIEWAAKFTWERCARDSFTEIERAAGVQRG from the coding sequence TTGCGAATTCTGGCTGTTAATTGGCAGGACCTGAGCAACCCGCTCGCTGGGGGCGCCGAGGTCCATCTCGAGGAAATCCTCCAGCGCGTCGTGCAATGGGGGCATCAGGTGACGCTGGCGTGCTCGGCCTACCCCCATGCCGCCCCGGAAGAATTGATCAACGGGATTCGCGTCGTCCGCGCCGGCAACCGCTACAACTTCAATTTCGTCGCGCCGCGGCTGGTCGGACGATTGCTCCAGCAGGAACGCCACGACGTTATCGTCGAAGACATCAATAAAATTCCGTTCTATCTCCCGCTGTACCACCGGCTGCCACATCTGGCGATCATCCCGCATCTGTTCGGCAAGAACATCTATCAGGAGGCCAACGCCCTCATCGCCAGCTATGTCTACCTCGCGGAGAAGCCGATTCCGCGCGTGTACCGGCACTCGCGCTTTCTCGCGATCAGCCAGTCGACGCGCGACGACCTGATCGCGCGGGGGATCGCCGCTGAAAACGTGGCGGTCGCCGAGTGCGGGGTCGACCACAGCGTCTACAAGCCCGATCCGGCGTCAAAACGGTTCGATCAACCTACAGTGATCTATCTCGGCCGATTGAAGAAATACAAGTCGGTTCAGCACCTGGTCGCGGCTTTGCCGTTGGTGCGCCATCACGTGCCGCATGCGCGCCTGGTGATCGTCGGCAGCGGCGATTATCAGCCCATGTTGCAGAAGCAGGCGCAGGAACTAGACCTGGGTAATGCCGTCGAGTTCACCGGCTACGTCTCACTGGAACAAAAATTGGAGTACTTGCGCCGCGCCCATATTTCCACTTATCCTTCTCCCAAGGAGGGATGGGGAATTACGAATATCGAAGCTAATGCTTGCGGCACGCCTGTCGTGGCAGCCAATGTCCCGGGACTGAAAGACTCCGTCAGTGACGGCCAGTCCGGGTTGCTTTATGACTACGGCAATATCGAACAACTTGCCGAGTGCCTGACCCGTCTGCTTCTGGATCAACCCCTGCATGAGCGCATGTGCAAGGGCGGGATCGAATGGGCGGCAAAGTTCACTTGGGAACGTTGCGCGCGCGACTCGTTTACCGAAATCGAGCGGGCGGCGGGAGTGCAACGTGGGTAA
- a CDS encoding DUF2723 domain-containing protein: MADTEQKPGLDKYQKLNLGLGLFVFFFTFLIYLMTVQRTVSFWDCGEFIACSYILGVPHPPGAPLFVLIGRIFSLLPTTADIGFRINLVSVISSAFAAMFGYFIIVKLVKDWFADSIDTLRRVGMHAGAVIGALLMAFSTTNWSSSVEAEVYGISMLMITLLIWLTLVWAEKRTTPEASKYLVLIFFIAILSTAVHLTTYLIVPMLMLMMLLLDERLRRNWMIWVTFAVLIVPVSSLVTFIYVGGLWAAVCLIIWSLKKDRSQVNLPFAIMMAAGVAFSCQLFIMVRAAEKPAINENAPDTWKKFEDFLERKQYGQMSMVERMFTRRGSWANQFGTHPRMGFWGFFQDQYGVGGAKFVFTLFPLGLLGMFEVVLRRWRKGVPVFLMILAATVGLVIYMNFADGTRPFAIPGDEANLEVRDRDYFWQPGFILFGLAIGIGVVTIWEIVSNWTRKKGMTKVTYALLLFLLLPVVALRASYFENDRSKNHIPYDYAYNLLISADSNAVVFTNGDNDTFPLWCLQEVYGVRKDVKIANLSLLNTDWYIKQLKNEMGVPISLTDAQIEALYPERTADGKVRRIQDKMIDNIIQANGWRVPIHFAVTVSEDNRLFRGQSLEENLELKGMMYRLKREKQPNMIDLAATTDLYINQFKYRGVADSSIFKDENSARLTNNYAAGFLYAADELRKRGDLPGAVKLVEKSIAVVPGEWRSYVYLMTLYADMDSLDKVNELLARAPKDIQANEVWLQVAADYHRTGKKAQAYALLKQKLAEQPDDDRFHRQLLNLYFRDSLFDSMETSLISWISTHPSDSEAQQALRDVRDMQAERTGVRLRGVETPGGSK; the protein is encoded by the coding sequence TTGGCTGATACGGAGCAGAAACCGGGGTTAGACAAATATCAGAAGCTCAATCTTGGGCTGGGGCTGTTCGTCTTCTTCTTCACATTCCTGATCTATCTGATGACGGTGCAGCGGACGGTCTCGTTCTGGGACTGCGGCGAGTTTATCGCCTGCTCCTATATTCTCGGCGTGCCGCATCCACCCGGGGCGCCGCTGTTTGTCCTGATCGGTCGCATCTTCTCGCTGCTGCCGACAACCGCCGATATCGGTTTTCGTATCAACCTGGTCTCGGTGATCAGCAGCGCCTTCGCCGCCATGTTCGGCTACTTCATCATCGTCAAGCTGGTTAAAGACTGGTTCGCCGATAGCATCGACACACTCCGCCGGGTCGGCATGCATGCCGGCGCCGTGATCGGCGCGCTCCTGATGGCGTTTTCAACCACCAACTGGAGTTCCTCGGTCGAAGCGGAAGTGTACGGTATCTCGATGCTGATGATCACGCTGTTGATCTGGCTGACCTTGGTTTGGGCGGAAAAGCGGACAACGCCGGAAGCGTCGAAATACCTCGTGCTGATCTTCTTTATCGCGATCCTTTCGACCGCCGTGCACCTGACAACTTACCTGATCGTGCCCATGCTGATGCTGATGATGCTGCTGCTCGACGAACGGCTGCGCAGGAATTGGATGATCTGGGTGACTTTTGCGGTGTTGATCGTCCCGGTATCGTCGTTGGTCACCTTCATCTATGTCGGCGGTCTCTGGGCGGCGGTCTGCCTGATCATCTGGTCGCTGAAGAAAGACCGCAGTCAGGTTAATCTGCCCTTTGCCATCATGATGGCGGCCGGAGTGGCCTTTAGTTGCCAACTCTTCATTATGGTGCGCGCCGCCGAAAAACCGGCGATCAACGAAAATGCCCCCGACACTTGGAAAAAATTCGAAGACTTCCTCGAACGGAAACAATACGGGCAGATGTCGATGGTGGAACGAATGTTTACCCGCCGGGGTAGCTGGGCGAACCAGTTCGGCACCCACCCGCGCATGGGTTTCTGGGGATTCTTCCAGGACCAGTATGGCGTCGGCGGCGCCAAGTTCGTCTTCACGCTCTTCCCGCTGGGGCTGCTGGGAATGTTCGAAGTGGTGCTGCGGCGCTGGCGGAAGGGGGTGCCGGTCTTCCTGATGATCCTGGCTGCCACGGTCGGACTCGTCATCTATATGAATTTTGCCGACGGTACCCGACCCTTTGCCATCCCCGGGGATGAAGCCAATCTCGAAGTGCGCGATCGTGACTACTTCTGGCAGCCCGGCTTCATCCTCTTCGGCTTGGCGATCGGCATTGGCGTGGTCACGATCTGGGAAATTGTCTCCAATTGGACACGCAAGAAGGGCATGACCAAAGTCACCTACGCCTTGCTGCTCTTCCTGTTGCTTCCGGTTGTCGCCCTGCGGGCAAGCTACTTCGAAAACGACCGCTCGAAAAATCACATCCCCTACGACTACGCTTACAACCTGCTGATATCGGCGGACTCGAACGCTGTGGTGTTTACCAACGGCGACAACGACACCTTCCCCCTCTGGTGTTTGCAGGAAGTTTACGGCGTGCGCAAAGACGTCAAAATCGCCAACCTGTCGCTGCTTAACACCGACTGGTATATCAAGCAGCTCAAGAACGAAATGGGCGTGCCGATCAGCTTGACCGACGCCCAGATCGAAGCTCTCTATCCGGAGCGCACCGCCGACGGCAAGGTCCGCCGGATTCAGGACAAGATGATCGACAACATCATCCAGGCCAACGGCTGGCGCGTGCCCATCCACTTCGCGGTGACCGTATCGGAGGACAACCGTCTCTTCCGCGGCCAGTCGCTCGAAGAAAATCTCGAGCTGAAAGGAATGATGTATCGGCTCAAACGCGAGAAGCAGCCGAACATGATCGACCTGGCTGCTACGACCGACTTGTACATCAACCAATTCAAGTACCGCGGCGTCGCGGATTCCTCGATCTTCAAAGACGAAAACTCGGCACGCTTGACCAATAACTACGCCGCCGGCTTCCTCTACGCCGCCGACGAGCTGCGCAAACGCGGCGATCTGCCCGGCGCCGTGAAACTGGTGGAGAAGTCGATTGCCGTCGTGCCCGGCGAGTGGCGCAGCTATGTCTATCTGATGACCTTGTATGCCGACATGGATTCGCTCGACAAAGTCAACGAATTGCTTGCGCGCGCCCCCAAGGATATTCAGGCGAATGAGGTCTGGTTGCAGGTCGCGGCCGACTATCACCGCACCGGCAAAAAAGCCCAGGCCTACGCGCTGCTCAAGCAGAAGCTGGCGGAGCAACCGGACGACGATCGCTTTCATCGGCAGTTGTTGAACCTGTATTTCCGCGATTCGTTGTTCGACAGCATGGAGACTTCGTTGATAAGTTGGATTTCTACCCATCCGAGCGATAGCGAAGCGCAGCAAGCCTTGCGCGACGTGCGCGATATGCAGGCGGAACGCACCGGCGTGCGCCTGCGCGGAGTCGAAACGCCGGGCGGATCGAAGTAG
- a CDS encoding 6,7-dimethyl-8-ribityllumazine synthase produces MGKVYKAELNAGGRKFALCIARFNSLLTERLLEGAKDCLVRHGADDKAIDEYWVPGSFELPYVAAKLTAGKKYDAIICLGAVIRGDTPHFEYIAAEVTKGIAGLSLQSGVPVIYGVITCDTLEQAIERAGTKGGNKGWDAALSAIEMANLYGMIK; encoded by the coding sequence ATGGGAAAAGTCTACAAAGCGGAACTGAATGCCGGCGGACGCAAGTTCGCGCTGTGCATTGCGCGGTTCAATTCGCTCCTGACCGAGCGGTTGTTGGAAGGCGCAAAGGATTGTCTCGTGCGCCATGGCGCGGATGACAAAGCGATCGACGAGTATTGGGTGCCGGGGTCGTTTGAACTGCCGTACGTGGCGGCCAAACTGACAGCCGGGAAGAAATACGATGCGATCATCTGTCTGGGTGCCGTCATTCGTGGCGACACGCCGCATTTTGAGTATATCGCCGCCGAGGTCACCAAGGGCATCGCCGGCCTGTCGCTGCAAAGCGGCGTGCCGGTCATCTACGGTGTCATCACCTGCGATACCTTGGAGCAGGCGATCGAACGCGCCGGCACCAAGGGCGGTAACAAAGGCTGGGACGCGGCCCTGTCGGCCATTGAGATGGCGAACTTGTATGGGATGATCAAATAG